TTCAGTGCGCTGAATCGCCGCTGTCCGACGCCGACTCCGGATCGTAGATCACCACGTGCTCCTGCTCGTTCGGATCGTTGCGAACGACGATGGCGCGTGCGGGCTCGGTGTCGCTGAGGTTGCGCGGCTGGTGGGGGACGTCGGGCGGGATGAAGAGAAAATCGCCGGGCC
This genomic window from Gammaproteobacteria bacterium contains:
- a CDS encoding cupin; amino-acid sequence: PGDFLFIPPDVPHQPRNLSDTEPARAIVVRNDPNEQEHVVIYDPESASDSGDSAH